In a genomic window of Salvia splendens isolate huo1 unplaced genomic scaffold, SspV2 ctg809, whole genome shotgun sequence:
- the LOC121791431 gene encoding acyl-CoA-binding protein-like, with the protein MGLKEEFEEHAEKAKTLPERTSNENKLILYGLYKQATVGNVNTSRPGMFNMRDRAKWDAWKAVEGKSAEQAMNDYITKVKQLLEEAGSS; encoded by the exons ATGGGTTTGAAG GAAGAATTTGAAGAGCATGCTGAGAAAGCTAAGACCTTGCCCGAGAGAACTTCGAACGAAAATAAACTCATTCTGTATGGACTCTACAAGCAAGCCACAGTTGGAAATGTCAACACGA GTCGTCCTGGTATGTTTAACATGAGGGACAGGGCGAAGTGGGATGCATGGAAGGCTGTTGAAG GCAAATCTGCAGAGCAAGCCATGAATGACTACATCACCAAGGTGAAGCAGTTGCTGGAAGAAGCTGGATCGAGCTGA
- the LOC121791430 gene encoding uncharacterized protein LOC121791430 — protein MASVQDMPQYESAESVYHVKHFVSRRESPWKVDGDSSGVSSKLKLLEQELLNLERVCRADFSKAPSPMRKQAKRYQALAGKIDDLCRRMQASDPCEATLSSEFRIQRQTEFLLEAFRLQQRASEASQKLTALQTERGKSYHGGEVEGAANVATRRALDSIRNNFKEIQRNLEIWLARIIGDLEGLMSRDGASRAQEYYASRYPFVHQ, from the exons ATGGCGTCTGTGCAGGATATGCCGCAGTACGAATCAGCCGAGTCAGTTTACCACGTGAAGCACTTCGTTTCTAG AAGGGAGTCCCCTTGGAAGGTAGACGGTGATTCTAGCGGAGTCTCGTCTAAATTAAAGCTGCTTGAGCAAGAACTACTGAATTTAGAGCGAGTTTGTAGGGCAGATTTTTCGAAGGCACCATCACCTATGCGAAAGCAGGCCAAGAGGTACCAAGCATTAGCAGGAAAAATCGATGATCTTTGCAGGAGAATG CAAGCTAGTGATCCATGTGAAGCCACTCTGAGCTCAGAGTTTCGCATCCAAAGGCAAACCGAGTTCTTGCTAGAGGCGTTTCGTCTGCAGCAACGAGCCTCTGAAGCCAGCCAGAAACTCACAGCACTACAAACTGAGAGAGGAAAGAGCTACCACGGAGGGGAGGTCGAAGGGGCAGCTAACGTAGCCACTAGGCGAGCCCTGGACTCCATCAGAAACAATTTCAAAGAGATCCAAAGGAATCTTGAGATATGGCTAGCAAGAATCATAGGAGATCTCGAAGGACTGATGTCTAGAGATGGCGCCTCTCGTGCACAAGAGTACTACGCCTCTAGGTACCCTTTTGTTCATCAGTAA